The genome window CAGTCCACACCACATCGAGAGGGTTGCTTCGGGCGGAAGTTCACCGCCCTCGCAACAACAATCATACTTCCTGTAGATGAGCCAAAAACGCATTTTGCGGAGAATGGGTTTATCCTTTTGAAACCTGAATTACGACTTTGCCCTGCGCGTGTTGGTCAACGAGGTAGTGCATGGCGTCGGCGGTTTGGCTGAGCGGGTAACTGCAGTCAATGATTGGGATGAGCTTGCCGTCTTTGAAGAGTTCGCTGATCTGTGTCAAATCGTCTTGGTTGATTTTCGTGACGCCCATATTGCCCATCGTTCTGCCGCCTTTTTGGGAGAGCCATTTTCCAAACAGAAGGACTTCCAATATTTGCCGAACAGCGCCGCCCACGAAGACGTATAACCCTGTCGGTTTCAGCGCGCGCCGATACGCCCACAACGAGCGATAGCCGTTGATCGCAAAAATCAAATCATAGTGTTTGCCCCTTTTTGTGAAATCTTCTTTGGCATAGTCAATCACGTGATCTGCGCCGAGGGAACGCGCCAGGCTCACGTTCCGCGCGCTGCATACGGCGGTCACTTTTGCGCCGGAGGCTTTTACCAGTTGAAGAGCAAATGTCCCAATTCCGCCCGAGGCGCCTTGAATCAACACCTGTTGCCCGGCGTGAATCCCTCCTGCGTAGCGCACGGCCTGTATCGCCGTCAGCGCGGCGAGTGGCATGGCAGCAGCCTCTTCGAATGAGCAGTTGGCAGGTTTCACCGTCAGGAAGGCTTCGCGCGCAAGGACGTACTCGGCCAGGGAGCCGTGAGCGCATCCAAACACTTCGTCGCCTGGTTTGAACCTCGTGACGGTTTCGCCTACCGCCTCCACGATACCGGCAACATCGGTGCCGATGACGGGGTCTTTCGGTTTGCGCCATCCGCCAGTCAGCAAGCGTACCAGGAGCGAGGGCATCTCGTAGCGCCTCCACTCCTTTGCGTTGATGGACGCGGCGCAGACTTTTACGAGTACCTGATGAGGCTGGGGGACAGGCTTCGCGATTTCTTTGAGTTGCAAAGCCTCGGGCGGACCGAACGTGTCGTAACGAATGGCTTTCATGAATCCACCTTATCCGGTTCAAGGACGGTGACGTTTTGCCCCGCGTATTTTTCATACAGGTCGCCGCGCCGCTTTCTCCAGGCGTCGAGTCCGCCGCGCAGGTTGGTGATTTTTTTAAAGCCTTGTGCTTTCAGATAATACGAGATCATGACGGAAAGTCCGCCGCCCGGGCAATACACCAGGATTTGCTTGTCGCGCGGCAGTTGTTTCAAGTATTGTTCAACCTGGAGTGGGTTGACTTCGTGAGCGTTCGGTAATCCCTTGGATTGTTTCCGATCCACCGGCGGACGCACATCGAGGATGAATGTGTTCTCGTCGAACAGAATGGTTTCGTTCAATTGGGCGGGGGCAAGCATGTTGACAAAAGAGATTCGCCCTTCAATATAATCCCGAACCACCCGCGTCACATAGCGGATGTCCCGCGCGGAGGTTCCATGTCCGAGGCTGATTCGAATCGTTTCGCGCGCGGCCTGGTCGGACACGCCGATCGCTTTCAAGACGTGCGAGGGGGCGTCCTCCCCGGTGCTGCACGCCGACCCGGCCGAGACCGAGATGCCGCGATAATCCAGCATCCCCATCAGCCCGGCATTGTCCACGCCGGGGAAGGTGATGCTGAGCGTGTTCGGCAGACAGTCCGTTTCCGGAGAATTGATCACGCAATCCGGTTTGATCTCCTTGAGTCGCTGGATCAATTGCCGTTTCAATGCCCGGATCCGTCCGGCATCCGCCAGGAGTTTGTCCACATCCTGACATGCCGCGCCGAACCCGACGATGTTGTGGACGCTTTCCGTGCCGGCCCGCAGTCCGCTTTCCTGATGTCCGCCATGCAGGAACGAAGTAAATGGGCGACCTTGCTTGACGTACAATGCGCCAATGCCTTTCGGCCCGTAGAGTTTGTGCGCTGAGAAAGTGGCGTAATCAACACCCCAGGCGTGGACATCCACTGGTATCTTGCCCAGCGCCTGCACACAATCCGTCAGCACCAGCGCGCCTTGTTGTCTGGCGATGTTCGTGACAGCACGGATATTTTGGATGACCCCGGTCTCATTGTTCGCGAGGATGCAACAGACCAGAAAGGTATCCTCATCCACCCGCTTTTCCAGTTCAGCAAGCAGCACGCGTCCTTTGTCGTCCACCGGACAATATTCGACAACCATTCCCTGGGTTTGCAGATATGCCAGTGCGTTCAACACGGAAGGATGTTCGATCGGCGTGGAAACGATCTTTTTCTTTTTGGGATTAAAATTGGCGCTGACCGATTTGAGCACGGCGTTATTCGATTCGGTCGCGCAAGCGGTAAAAATAATCTCAGATGGGTCAACGTGAATGGCATTTGCGACATGTTTCCGAGCTTGTTCCACCAACCCGGCTGATTTCCTGCCACTGCCATAAAAGGACGATGGATTGCCGTACTGATATTTCAAAGCCCGATTCATCTTGCTCTGGACGTGACTGCTGACAGGCGTCGTTGCATTATGGTCAAGATAAACCTGCCGGTTGAAACGAATGAGATATTTCAAGAATTCGAAATATTTGATTTCCATTTGATTGCCTCTACGAGTGCCGTTGTTTGATTCTAGTACACGTTGTTCTGAAGAAGGTGTTGCCGCTCTCAGTCTTCGATTATCTCATCGTGACAACGATCTTCCCTTTGGCGTGACCCGTGCCGAGATGTTGCATGGCTTCGGAGGTTTTCTCGAACGGATAGGATTTTTCCACGACCGGCTTGACCTGTCCGCGCGTGAACATGTCGTTCAGGAGCAGGAAGTCTTCGCGGTTGAACTTCGCCACGAAGAAGACAAGTTTCTGGCTCGCGCCCAGCGCCGACACGCGCAATTTGATGATGTGGGCGAGCGGACCGATCACTTTATTTCCCTTGGGCGCGCCGACGATGACGAATTTCGAGTTGGGTTTGAGCACACGACTGCACTCGCGCCACGAACGGCTCCCGGCGATGTCGAGGAAGATGTCGTAGCGTTTGCCATTGCGGGTGAAATCATCTTTGATGTAGTCAATGACGTGGTCAGCACCGAGCGAACGGATCAACTCCACGTTGCCGGAACTGCAGACCGCGGTCACTTCCGCACCGATGGCTTTGGCGATCTGCACGGCGAACGTGCCCACGCCGCCTGATGCGCCGTTGACGATGACTGTCTGCCCGGCTTGCAGTCCGCCATGGTCGCGCAATCCCTGCAAGGCGGTCATCGCGGCGACGCCGACGCTCCCAGCCTGTTCGAAGGTGATGTTCGCTGGTTTCGGATAGACATGACTTTTGACACACACGTACTCGGCAAAGGCTCCGTTTCGTGCGCCATAGACCTCGTCTCCGGGCTTGAATTGGGTCACGTCTTTGCCGACGGCTTCGACGATGCCGGAAAAGTCAACGCCGAGGCGGGTGTCCCTGGGTTTGAGGAGTCCGTTGCCGATGCGGGCGAGGAATAGACCGGTCATTCCATACCATTCGGCCGGGTTCACCGACGTGGCGCGAACCTTGACCAGGACCTCGTCATCTTTCGGGACGGGCTTTTCGATCTCCTCGATCTTCAACACCTCAGGCGGACCGTACGTTTTGAAAACAGCGGCTTTCATGGGTTGCTCTCTCCTTGGATGGTTGCATGCTTCAAATATATCAACCCATTGTGGATGAATTATGGATGAGACGGTCAGGGATTGTGGAGGTTTGTATATGATGAATGTTAACTTTTCACGCCTGTAAGCATCTGATACAATGCGGGCGGTAATAACAAGGCGCGAAGAAGCGTCCTGAGTATGAATGAAAATAAATTTCAGGCGGAAAATGCCTTAAGGAAAACGCAATGTCCAACAATGGAAATGAGAAACACGCAAAAGTATTGATCCTGGGGTCCGGGCCGGCGGGGCTGTCGGCGGCATTATATGCCGCGCGTGCAGAGCTGGCTCCCGTGGTGTTGACAGGCATGCAATTGGGCGGTCAAGCTGCGCTGACCCACGCCATCGAAAACTATCCTGGTTTTCCGGAAGGTGTCGGCGGAGCACAGCTGGGCGAATTGTTCCAAAAGCAGGCTGAGCATTTTGGTGCGAGGGTCGAATTCGACATGGCGCACGAGGTGGATTTTTCACAACGTCCATACAGGGTGACTGCGGATAGCGGCGAATATACGGCCGATACACTCATCGTCACCACAGGGGCCAGTCCGAATCACCTCAACATTCCCGGCGAAGTGGAATTGACCGGGCGCGGAGTTTCATATTGTGCCACCTGTGACGGCTGGTTTTTCAAGGACAAGAAAGTTGTGATCGTCGGCGGCGGGGATTCCGCTCTCGAAGAGGGGCTCTTCATTACGCGCTACGCATCCAGCGTGACCGTGATCCATCGCCGCGACGAATTGCGTGCCAGCCCAATTTTGCAAAAACGCGCCAAGGACCAC of Anaerolineales bacterium contains these proteins:
- the trxB gene encoding thioredoxin-disulfide reductase, whose amino-acid sequence is MSNNGNEKHAKVLILGSGPAGLSAALYAARAELAPVVLTGMQLGGQAALTHAIENYPGFPEGVGGAQLGELFQKQAEHFGARVEFDMAHEVDFSQRPYRVTADSGEYTADTLIVTTGASPNHLNIPGEVELTGRGVSYCATCDGWFFKDKKVVIVGGGDSALEEGLFITRYASSVTVIHRRDELRASPILQKRAKDHPKMNFIWDTVATEVLGSEKLEGLKLKNVKSGEETVFEADGLFIFIGHTPNTQMFKDKLNMSDLGYIEVNDKMETNIPGVYAAGEVADPHFRQVITSAGMGAAAAIQATRFLEAESD
- a CDS encoding NAD(P)-dependent alcohol dehydrogenase translates to MKAIRYDTFGPPEALQLKEIAKPVPQPHQVLVKVCAASINAKEWRRYEMPSLLVRLLTGGWRKPKDPVIGTDVAGIVEAVGETVTRFKPGDEVFGCAHGSLAEYVLAREAFLTVKPANCSFEEAAAMPLAALTAIQAVRYAGGIHAGQQVLIQGASGGIGTFALQLVKASGAKVTAVCSARNVSLARSLGADHVIDYAKEDFTKRGKHYDLIFAINGYRSLWAYRRALKPTGLYVFVGGAVRQILEVLLFGKWLSQKGGRTMGNMGVTKINQDDLTQISELFKDGKLIPIIDCSYPLSQTADAMHYLVDQHAQGKVVIQVSKG
- a CDS encoding NAD(P)-dependent alcohol dehydrogenase; translated protein: MKAAVFKTYGPPEVLKIEEIEKPVPKDDEVLVKVRATSVNPAEWYGMTGLFLARIGNGLLKPRDTRLGVDFSGIVEAVGKDVTQFKPGDEVYGARNGAFAEYVCVKSHVYPKPANITFEQAGSVGVAAMTALQGLRDHGGLQAGQTVIVNGASGGVGTFAVQIAKAIGAEVTAVCSSGNVELIRSLGADHVIDYIKDDFTRNGKRYDIFLDIAGSRSWRECSRVLKPNSKFVIVGAPKGNKVIGPLAHIIKLRVSALGASQKLVFFVAKFNREDFLLLNDMFTRGQVKPVVEKSYPFEKTSEAMQHLGTGHAKGKIVVTMR
- a CDS encoding aminotransferase class V-fold PLP-dependent enzyme is translated as MEIKYFEFLKYLIRFNRQVYLDHNATTPVSSHVQSKMNRALKYQYGNPSSFYGSGRKSAGLVEQARKHVANAIHVDPSEIIFTACATESNNAVLKSVSANFNPKKKKIVSTPIEHPSVLNALAYLQTQGMVVEYCPVDDKGRVLLAELEKRVDEDTFLVCCILANNETGVIQNIRAVTNIARQQGALVLTDCVQALGKIPVDVHAWGVDYATFSAHKLYGPKGIGALYVKQGRPFTSFLHGGHQESGLRAGTESVHNIVGFGAACQDVDKLLADAGRIRALKRQLIQRLKEIKPDCVINSPETDCLPNTLSITFPGVDNAGLMGMLDYRGISVSAGSACSTGEDAPSHVLKAIGVSDQAARETIRISLGHGTSARDIRYVTRVVRDYIEGRISFVNMLAPAQLNETILFDENTFILDVRPPVDRKQSKGLPNAHEVNPLQVEQYLKQLPRDKQILVYCPGGGLSVMISYYLKAQGFKKITNLRGGLDAWRKRRGDLYEKYAGQNVTVLEPDKVDS